The following proteins are co-located in the Larus michahellis chromosome 9, bLarMic1.1, whole genome shotgun sequence genome:
- the LOC141749067 gene encoding LOW QUALITY PROTEIN: NACHT, LRR and PYD domains-containing protein 3-like (The sequence of the model RefSeq protein was modified relative to this genomic sequence to represent the inferred CDS: deleted 1 base in 1 codon) — protein sequence MARENTNDFLLEALEDLTLDMFEKFKYKLSYIDYDEMANISKYLLKKANDPVKLADYICDHYGADLAVDVAIYVLEQINQRDTAAKLKQEKAKDYKMKYREHVQKNYHWIKDMNACIGETVTLNSRYTRLVLVSGHHHEKKKEHEITAVGRRHAEIMQEQVNSSISISDLFKPDRDRQAPKTVVILGAAGIGKTMTVRKILLDWASERLYRQFDYVFYIHFWEGNLLKAEESLTDMSTKCCPSDNPPGDLEETRKNFLLVIDGFDKLRFSLDRPQNDLCSDPWEVKPVEIILSSLFRKILLPECSLLILTRPAALQKLQQCLVCERSGETLGFSEVDKEEYFHKFFENKEEGRKAFQFVKGNEMVFTMCLVPIMCWIVCTVIKQQLESGEDLAQTAKTITGIYLLYVSILLKSLSSKLKQNLHIILKRLCCLPADGIWQQRVLFEEEAIKEFLLNQTDTLPLFLNESTLQKGIACGSAYSFIHLSVQGFFASLFYVIKDDGETRDKQEDPKRDVKKLLENYANSRHDFMLTVWFLFGLLNKERRNALEKETGCKMSPEIKEELLMWLETSQKSALAVNADKRPMIHDLEACHSLYETQDESFVKTVLGYFIGLYLRDINFTQLDQTVLSFCIKKWPKLESLVVGYCSFISEDHEERSDQQPAKLLHLQFSNYSTGATPSLPSSQSSPFGPSLLVHLQGVRIPSLGSFDTVLQRIQVGDRAVTIQSPTFHLATNLAVGHNLTDDKAYLPGNKEVEPLAYAKVAAAASVSRLKAEACIQGTTSLLSRCLGKGENITLVLRDVGVLLIEDRRVKMKYFCTFLERMSGTKNLAIAGFKVPQLLDMVVSQVVPLASLTFSGHVILVSPDGSI from the exons ATGGCAAGAGAGAATACCAATGACTTCCTTTTGGAAGCACTGGAGGACCTTACGCTGGATATGTTTGAGAAGTTTAAGTATAAATTATCATATATTGATTATGATGAGATGGCCAATATCTCCAAGTACTTGCTCAAGAAAGCCAACGATCCAGTTAAACTTGCAGACTATATCTGTGACCACTACGGAGCCGACCTTGCTGTGGATGTAGCTATCTATGTGCTTGAACAGATCAACCAAAGAGACACTGCAGCTAAACTCAAACAGGAGAAAGCAAAAG ATTACAAGATGAAGTACAGAGAACATGTACAAAAGAATTACCACTGGATAAAAGACATGAACGCTTGTATTGGTGAGACGGTGACTCTGAACTCCAGATATACAAGGCTGGTTCTTGTTAGTGGACAtcaccatgaaaaaaagaaagaacatgaaaTCACGGCTGTGGGACGGAGACATGCAGAAATCATGCAGGAACAAGTGAATTCTTCCATTTCTATAAGTGATCTGTTTAAACCTGACAGGGATAGACAGGCACCAAAGACTGTCGTGATACTGGGAGCTGCAGGAATTGGGAAGACAATGACAGTAAGAAAGATTTTGCTGGACTGGGCATCAGAAAGACTCTATAGACAGTTTGACTATGTTTTCTACATACATTTTTGGGAGGGTAATCTTCTTAAAGCTGAGGAAAGTTTGACTGACATGAGCACCAAATGCTGTCCCAGTGATAATCCACCTGGAGATCTTGAGGAGACCAGAAAAAACTTCCTGCTTGTCATCGATGGCTTTGATAAACTGAGGTTTTCTTTGGACAGGCCACAGAATGACCTGTGCTCTGATCCCTGGGAGGTAAAGCCAGTGGAAATCATCCTGAGCAGTTTATTTAGGAAAATCCTTCTCCCTGAATGCTCCCTGTTGATC TTAACAAGACCAGCTGCCCTGCAGAAGCTGCAACAGTGCTTGGTGTGTGAACgctctggtgagacactgggattTTCAGAAGTTGATAAGGAGGAATATTTCCACAAGTTTTTTGAAaataaggaagagggaaggaaggccTTTCAGTTCGTTAAAGGAAATGAAATGGTCTTCACCATGTGCCTTGTCCCCATCATGTGCTGGATTGTCTGTACTGTTATAAAACAACAGCTTGAAAGTGGTGAAGATCTTGCACAAACTGCCAAGACAATTACAGGAATATATCTCCTTTATGTTTCTATCTTACTAAAATCTCTGAGCAGTAAGTTGAAACAGAACTTGCACATTATCCTCAAAAGACTTTGTtgcctgcctgctgatgggatcTGGCAGCAGCGAGTCCTCTTTGAGGAGGAGGCAATCAAGGAATTCTTGTTAAATCAGACAGACACTCTCCCACTTTTTTTGAATGAGAGCACTCTTCAGAAGGGCATTGCTTGTGGAAGCGCCTACAGTTTCATTCATCTGAGTGTCCAAGGGTTTTTCGCATCTCTGTTCTATGTAATTAAAGATGATGGCGAAACAAGAGATAAGCAAGAAGATCCTAAGAGGGATGTGAAAAAATTGTTAGAAAACTATGCAAACTCAAGACATGATTTCATGTTAACTGTGTGGTTCTTATTTGGGCTCTTAAATAAGGAACgaagaaatgctttggaaaaagaaacagggtGCAAAATGTCTCCTGAAATTAAGGAAGAGTTATTAATGTGGCTTGAAACTAGCCAAAAATCAGCCTTAGCTGTTAATGCAGACAAAAGACCAATGATTCATGATTTGGAGGCTTGCCACTCTTTGTATGAAACCCAAGACGAAAGTTTTGTGAAAACTGTGTTGGGTTATTTCATCGGACTATATCTACGAGACATCAATTTCACACAATTAGATCAAACAGTTCTTTCATTCTGTATAAAAAAGTGGCCTAAACTGGAGTCACTTGTCGTGGGCTATTGCTCCTTTATCTCAGAAGATCATGAAGAGCGTTCAGACCAACAGCCAGCAAAGCTGTTGCATCT ccaatttagtaattattccacggGGGCCACCCCCAGTCTTCCCTCCAGCCAGTCCTCACCCTTCGGCCCTTCCCTTCTCGTCCACTTGCAGGGGGTCCGGATTCCCTCCCTCGGCTCCTTCGACACTGTCCTCCAACGGATCCAGGTTGGAGACAGGGCCGTGACTATCCAGAGCCCCACGTTTCACCTGGCCACAAACCTTGCAGTTGGCCACAACCTGACGGATGACAAGGCCTACCTGCCCG GCAACAAGGAGGTGGAGCCCCTCGCATACGCCAAGGTGGCCGCGGCAGCCTCTGTGTCCCGGCTGAAGGCGGAGGCCTGCATCCAAGGCACCACTTCCCTCCTGTCCcgctgcctggggaagggggagaacatCACCCTTGTCCTGAGGGACGTAGGAGTGCTCCTCATCGAAGACAGGAGggtaaaaatgaagtatttttgcaCCTTTCTGGAGAGGATGTCTGGGACGAAGAACTTGGCAATAGCTGGGTTTAAG GTCCCCCAGCTGCTGGACATGGTGGTGTCCCAGGTGGTACCTCTGGCCTCCCTGACATTTTCTGGCCATGTCATCTTGGTTTCTCCAG ATGGATCAATTTAG